The sequence ctgtatgtctgtgttatgtttatctgttgtcttgtttcaccccgcttATGGTAAAAcgactgagtgttagaaaagtgctataaaagattgatatattagtagtagtagtagtagtagtagtagtagtagtaacagtagtagcagtagcagtagtagtagtagtagcagtagtagtagtagtagtagcagtagtagtagcagtagtagtagcagtagcagtagtagtagtagtatataagaCCTCTGATCAAGTGGTAACACTTCTGAATAATGCTGTTTTAACTGATGAGAGGTCTGCTCTCTCCAGACCTCCTGTCAAGACTTCAGCTCTCCATTTCAACTCTTAACAATTTTGTTAAGAATTTTTCTTCCTTTTATTCTGAAGCATGCTTGtaacataaaatataaatatgTCAAGGGCtgatttcttgaaaaaaaaaataataaaaccgAGCCCAGCCTGTCCAAGTTCAATAATGTTTAAGATGTCATAGAGATACTGAAGTGAGAGCCATGCATATTTAGTAATAATTCGTGTGTTTCCTTCTGAGTTCACTAACATCGGCTGACATGACTTACTAAGTCTGCATGATGGGTAAAATGAAAACATCTGGAAATCTATGGTGTGTTTtttaagtggttttttttttatgagcaCAGATAAAAATGAGGTCGAAACCGGAAAAACGGAAGTAAGGTGCATTCTGATCTGCTCTACTTGGAGCTGAACCTGAGCTGTAGGAAAGAGTTAACACGGGCTTAAACAACACGTTTGGTGTTTGACATAAGACTAACTTGGCATGCGAGTAAAATCCCcacattactttttttttaatcatttccatATCTGTGTCTATATTCTGGGGGATTTATCCAATAATACGTTTATTTACGGGTGTAAACATGTGTCTCTGGTAGAAACGCCTCAGCTACTGAGGACGGGGAGGGGATTTCATGCTGGCTTAGTCTGCCATAATCGCTTATCTCAGCATTCTCCATGGACGCGGCCGTGTGGACCGATTCACATGATCGCGTTTGAGGTGACGCACTTGAGGCCTCTCgggtgagttggggggggggggcaccaaaaaTGTGAACCACGagcagataaatagataaatgctccAATAAGAAGCCAGGTTCGACCTGACGGGGTCGGCGAGGTGACTTCCCCATAAGGGTCAACAGACCCATGAAGCGCGGACGTTTTATGGTTTCGTCCTGCCCATCGTGTGAAAGTGTTGTTGCGCATGCGCGGGTTAGGGTTAAGGCAGGGTTAGGGTTACCGGGGTAGGGCATTTCCGACAAGCTAGCACAAATTGTTGCAACACCCGATGTGTTGTATAACAATAACTACAGAGAAGCAACCAGGCTGTACAAATGCCACCTTTTAGCCCGATACGCTGCACAACATTCCCATCATCCATCAAACTCATAACAAGAAAGGATAGAAAGCATCGTACTGTGGCGAGAGTGAAGACCTCGTCACACAAAAAGCTCTCGATTATCATCAGCAAGAAACGCCTCTTTCATTACCTGACATGCGGTCCTGCTCAAACAAGTCTTTACCACGGCCGTAAAGCAATTTAGCTGAAGCAGGCCAAGGGGAAAGATGGAAAACACAGCCTGTTTGAAAAAGGAAATTAAAGAACAAGAACACCAACCCTAGTAAACACAGAACAACCGAGAAGCGTGGTACTAGATGACACGTATTtgtccttttttgtgtgtgtaattgtCTGGGCTAGTTATCGTCTGTAGCCTTGTTACTGAGCTGACAAATGAGAGTTTACAAGTGTTTTCACTGAGATAAAGGTGATGGCCATAGACAAACACAGGCCCTATCATACCGGCTCTGATGAGCCGTGTTGCACGCTTTGGTGCATCTCGCCAACCAGCTTCAACCAGCTTCTTTCTCACCCAACTCCATGTCATTAGCACTTGAGGTCCTGTgcacttttatttcattttaaaaaCGGGTCTTTCAGCCAAAATGTATACCCTGATATGAGTCAAAATTGTTACGAAGGTCTAGTGACTTTTTCTCATCgtccaaaaaaaaatctatttgttGAAAACCAAACCATTTGGCAACACATTTGACACATGTCAAAGCCAATAGTGTATCCTGGGGCCTCTGAGAGAAGTAGGTCGCTGTGGGTCATTCTGCAGCTCATAGACATGTTTGGTAATGTGGGTCTATGATCCCCCCCCCTTCATGATAGTCATTAATATAGTCATTTGGAGGTAAAAGTTGATGCCGTACACATTAACTGATAATTTTTTTTTGCCTCAACTCAtatttttgcaccccccccccattaccaccaccaccatccaccCAGTAAACCCCACATATTAATACAGTATAGCACATTAGGACACACATATTGTTATACCAAACTTGTAAGAGCAATAACCCTCGATAGACTTGAAATATCAGATCTGCTGACTAACATATATGTGAGTTCTTATATTACGCCTGCAGAGGGCGTCAGAGCCCCACACTGTGTCTACAATGCCCAATGGGAGAGGAACCTAAATGGGCCTCCGTTTGTAAAGTAGGGGTGAAGCCTTTATATTTTTGGTACAAGCTATATGCAGAGGTGAAAAGAAAAGGTAAAGACTGATGCTTGGCTTTGCAGCGGACATACCGTGAAAATCAGCATGGAGAAAAGCGAAGACTGAGAATTTTCCACATCCCTCTCCCTTCACAAGATCTTACCACAGTGCACAtcgaattttttttaaaaaggacatCCGGTGATATTTGAGTCATATCTAGCAACCACAGACTGAAAGTTGTGCAAGAAGTCGGATTGAAATTCAAAATAGACTATGCACCAAATCCCGCTCCCCTCGGTCATCACTTGGTCCCTTATGGTATTTACTTGTTATTGACTGAGATGTCTCTCCGCAGGTCACTGGGGTTGCGAGGGCTTATTTTAGTCATCGCTCATCAAACTCGTCCTCCAGTCATGTCTATGTGGAGCACCTAACGGCCACGCTGGTGAACGGGGTGACACGTCCTCATCTGTCACTAATGAGGAGCGCTGCAGGGATTGGTATTGTGGGGTTATGAGGAGAGGAATGGCGGCGTTGCATGCAGTGACATTGAAACATGTGCCAGGCTTTGAGGCCAGCACTTTCCTCGGTCTTATAACATAACCTTGCCTACCGACGAAGGCAGCTAACTTCTGATGAGCAAGTGCCAAGCGGAAATCTACAGAGAAGTCAGCTTCCCCATGGATGGATCACCGAATGGGCCCGGCGGGCACAGGCCCAGGGGGCACCTAAAACGAAACCTCTATGTGAAGTCGTTGTTATTAACTTTTCAGCACTGAGCTGGAGGACTATATCACTCCCGACAGCTTGctgtcattgtttgtttttttttttggacgccTTTGTTAATATTGAAAATGGCTTTAACTGATACCATATTTTTAGCAGAGAGATCTATATTTTGTTTCTTTGCTGCTGGCGTTAATTGAGTGTACCCGTGCTAGTGGTGGTGGTAGGACTTTTGGGGGTATCTGTGCCCAGGGGACATATTGTCTCATAATCTGTCTATACAGAAACTAGAAGACAACCGGGGATGGTGATTTCTTACACCATCAGCAGGGAGGCTCACTGAGATGGATACTACAGCGCAGTCGTTGAAAAAATGCAGCGCTGACCATCTGTCGGTTTCAAGGCCGATTGCAATATGGAAACCAGCACAGCTGATTTATTATGTCATTTCGTGTTTTATAATCAAGTTCGTGAACTTTGCAGTTGGAGCGTTTTTGAGTGACAGCTGCAATCACAGTTAAGGTTATCTAATCAATTTGCTCGCAAACTTGTGTATAGATAGGAGTTGTGTCTACGCCTAAAATTCTGGTGTGTGTTGATGATCTGTGTATAAAATGGTCAAACGAGAGTTGTGGGCCCCCCCCCTCCAAGTTCTAATGGGACAGTGGGTTTTCCACACATCTAGTTAAATCAATACTCATTTCACTCACTTAGTATTCAACTCTCATGATTCCCTCGTGTGACTCTTTTTACTTTGCCAATTGGTGTTTGTTTCCGTGTATAAATTAAAGACTTTGCAGTATTAGCCAACAAAAATCCATCAAAGGGTTCCGAAATAACAGTTTTTATATAAAAAATTTGCATCCACCACCTTTTGATTTTTATGCTATTTGGAATATAAAGTAGCGTTGTCATCGTTAAAAAAAATTGCCACTATTCTCGCGACAAACCATTATCCCGCGAGATGTGGGTCTGTTACTCCAGGGTCGCCATTCATCCGTTTGGGATTATAACAGaaatcggaggggggggggcagctataCCGAATGATTGTCAGCAAGTCTTTCATAATATAAGGTAAATAAGTTTACGTTTAAATTCACATTTCAGTATTTGTTTTGGAGTTTTCACATCGTAAATGCGGTTTCGCTCATAGCACTCTGACCAGCCGTTCCTGCACTAAATGTTAACACTACGCACCAGGTTTGATACAGCTGCCTGCATACTGCACATAAAGTTTGTAAAAATAAGCACATTGCATTTTAAAAACATTATCGGCTTCCGGACAGAATGAAATTTTATCACAGGTTATGCATTCTGGTCCAAAGTCCTCGCTGCAGGCTATTCATTCTGTGGACAACCTGTTGAGCAAATGCTGTCAAACCCTTCTACGCATGCGTCAGACTTGGCTTTGCAAACTCAGCCGGTTGTTTGGTGTATGACTTTTATATAATGGCAAAGCTTTTAAGTACATTGAAATGCTAACATTCGTTTTTTGTAAACTGTGCTCTTGAATACTTCTCAGAACATCATGTCAGAGCTGAGCGGCAAGGTCCAGACCGTCCTGGGTCCAGTTGACCCAGACCAACTAGGCCGCACTATGACCCATGAGCACTTGACAATGACCTTCGAGTGCTGCTACTTCCCGCCGCCGCCAGGTGATGAGGCGGTGGCAGAGAACCCCTTCCAGATGAAGCATATGTTCTGGTTAAGGCAGAACCCGTACTGCAGCCACGAGAACCTGCTCCTGCAGCAGGAAACCAACGCAGTGCGAGAGGAGCTGCTGGCCTACAAGAAGGCCGGCGGGGGCACCATCGTAGAGAATACCACCACTGGCATCGACCGTGACCTGCCCACTCTCAGGCAGCTGGCCAAGGACACTGGGGTCCATATCATCGGAGGGGCAGGTTACTATGTGGACTGCACCCACACAGAGGCCACCAAAAAAATGACTGTGGAGAAGGTTTGTATCAGTCCCAAGTGTGCAGAAAAGCACCTGTCGAAAGATGGAGAGTTCTGCATATGCTGTTACCTCCAGACTGATTTATCATGTCAACGTCAAAATCTATCCATCTTCATCGAGATGCATGTCTCTGTTTGCAGGGCTGCTTAGAACACTTTTGTAAAAAAAAGTATAGTATTGTTTCTGTTCAGGGAGAAAGTTTAGTCATCACTGTATTGCTAATCCAAATGTGGCGTCGAgcttgtgtgtttatgtttgtgtgtgtgtgtgtgtgtgtgtgtgtgtgtgtgtgtgtgtgtgtgtgtgtgtgtgtgtatgtgtatgtgtgtgaaacaCTGATATTATTGTACAGTAATATCATGTTGGCAAACAAAGCCCTATGTAACCTTATGTGAAAGTATCCAGTTTGATTGAAAGGCAAGTTTACACAACAAGGAATTGGGTCTATCTTGAAAACTCACAACCCCCATTTCTCGCCCTCTCAGCTCACTGACATCATTGTCAGCGAGGTGCTTCATGGAGCAGACGGCACTGACATCCGTTGCGGTGTGATTGGAGAGATTGGCACAAGCTGGCCAAtcacagagagcgagaggaaggTCCTGAGGGCCACGGCTCACGCTCAGGCCCAGCTGGGTTGCCCAGTCA is a genomic window of Lampris incognitus isolate fLamInc1 chromosome 14, fLamInc1.hap2, whole genome shotgun sequence containing:
- the pter gene encoding phosphotriesterase-related protein, with amino-acid sequence MSELSGKVQTVLGPVDPDQLGRTMTHEHLTMTFECCYFPPPPGDEAVAENPFQMKHMFWLRQNPYCSHENLLLQQETNAVREELLAYKKAGGGTIVENTTTGIDRDLPTLRQLAKDTGVHIIGGAGYYVDCTHTEATKKMTVEKLTDIIVSEVLHGADGTDIRCGVIGEIGTSWPITESERKVLRATAHAQAQLGCPVIIHPGRNSAAPAEIVRILQEAGGDISKTVMSHLDRTIFDDGELLEYAKLGSYLEYDLFGTEMLNYPYNLKVDMPSDSQRVKTLALLVREGYEDRIVIAHDIHTKNRLTKYGGHGYSYILKNIAPKMLTRGISQSQVDKILIENPKCWLTFK